In Candidatus Methanomethylophilus alvi Mx1201, a genomic segment contains:
- a CDS encoding pseudouridine synthase, translated as MAEEGVRLNKFIAEAGIASRRAADRLIEDGHVTLNGRPAVLGDKVLPEDTVCVDGNPIKRETGTAVILAFNKPRGLECTSDHGNEDNVIDFINYPKRIFTIGRLDKESEGLLLLTNDGDLANKIMRSRYGHEKEYVVSLDRDVTPEFIKGMASGVPIEEGVVTRKCKVFMEDPRTIRIILKQGLNRQIRKMCAYFGYGVVRLVRVRVMNIELGNLKSGRYRDISKKEREELMGILDKSTLAEKDN; from the coding sequence ATGGCAGAGGAGGGTGTTCGTCTCAACAAGTTCATCGCAGAGGCAGGTATCGCCTCCAGAAGGGCGGCCGACCGTCTCATAGAGGACGGTCATGTGACCTTGAACGGGAGACCTGCCGTTCTCGGCGACAAGGTCCTCCCGGAAGACACGGTCTGCGTCGATGGGAATCCCATAAAAAGGGAGACCGGGACGGCGGTCATTCTGGCTTTCAACAAGCCCCGCGGGCTGGAATGTACATCCGACCACGGGAACGAGGACAACGTCATAGATTTCATCAATTATCCCAAGAGGATCTTCACCATAGGGAGGCTGGACAAGGAATCCGAAGGTCTTCTCCTTCTGACGAACGACGGTGATCTCGCCAACAAGATAATGCGTTCACGCTATGGTCATGAGAAGGAGTACGTCGTGTCCCTGGACAGGGATGTGACCCCGGAATTCATAAAAGGTATGGCCTCCGGAGTACCTATCGAGGAAGGTGTAGTCACCAGGAAATGCAAGGTGTTCATGGAGGACCCCCGTACCATCCGCATAATCCTCAAACAGGGCCTCAACAGACAGATCCGTAAGATGTGTGCATATTTCGGATACGGAGTCGTCAGACTCGTCCGCGTCCGTGTCATGAACATAGAGCTCGGTAACCTCAAGTCCGGAAGGTACAGGGACATCTCCAAGAAGGAGCGCGAGGAGCTCATGGGCATATTGGATAAGAGCACCCTCGCAGAGAAGGACAACTGA
- a CDS encoding pirin family protein, translating to MGLFGKIKDGGPVVREQAAELHWDTEDPFMFASHHFDDYPRGNRQQAPPLEEIKKRSLGHDYRPQYGYRMYGGKVAPGFPLHTHWGYETITICTEGYVDHFDSLGNQGRFGYGDVQWITASSRYGHCEMYPLAFADRDNHHRVTQIMMHIPNEKKNKGVEINNVWAENVPCIRKDGCVIHVYAGTYEGMTGVVPNKDSWAADPSHHVRIVSFEVDPGVKITLDPTVPSASRNVYLTDSGATVAGKDYIPQTRLKIKPDAEVEITNGDKKSEIWLLEGDPIGQKMCSFGPVVLATDKEVREANAVVRKEEIKDWPWNYVNKTQPVATDRFIRYADGREDRPTQKDPRELPPAVPFPEETEKTDEPAKKVPVQDYWNED from the coding sequence ATGGGACTCTTCGGAAAGATAAAGGACGGCGGCCCCGTCGTAAGGGAGCAGGCTGCGGAACTTCACTGGGACACTGAGGACCCTTTCATGTTCGCATCCCACCACTTCGACGACTACCCCCGGGGAAACAGACAGCAGGCTCCGCCCCTGGAAGAGATCAAGAAAAGATCGCTGGGACATGACTACCGCCCGCAGTACGGATACCGCATGTACGGAGGGAAGGTCGCACCGGGCTTCCCTCTGCACACCCATTGGGGTTACGAGACCATCACCATATGCACCGAAGGATACGTCGACCACTTCGACTCCCTCGGGAACCAGGGCAGGTTCGGATACGGGGACGTCCAATGGATCACCGCCTCCAGCAGGTACGGGCACTGCGAGATGTATCCCCTCGCGTTCGCCGACAGGGACAACCACCACAGGGTGACCCAGATAATGATGCACATCCCCAATGAGAAGAAGAACAAGGGGGTCGAGATAAACAACGTATGGGCGGAGAACGTCCCATGTATCCGGAAGGACGGCTGCGTGATACATGTCTACGCCGGAACCTATGAAGGGATGACGGGCGTGGTCCCCAACAAGGACTCGTGGGCGGCGGATCCATCCCATCATGTGAGGATCGTGTCGTTCGAAGTAGATCCAGGCGTGAAGATAACGTTGGATCCTACGGTCCCTTCCGCCAGCAGGAACGTTTATCTAACCGACAGCGGAGCGACCGTCGCAGGCAAGGACTACATCCCTCAGACCAGACTCAAGATCAAACCCGATGCGGAAGTGGAGATAACCAACGGCGACAAGAAGAGCGAGATCTGGCTCCTGGAGGGCGACCCCATAGGACAGAAGATGTGTTCCTTCGGACCCGTGGTCCTGGCGACGGACAAGGAGGTACGCGAGGCCAACGCCGTGGTAAGGAAAGAGGAGATCAAGGACTGGCCCTGGAACTATGTGAACAAGACCCAACCTGTGGCCACCGACCGCTTCATACGCTATGCGGACGGAAGGGAGGACCGCCCGACGCAGAAAGACCCCCGCGAACTCCCGCCGGCCGTACCGTTCCCCGAGGAGACGGAGAAGACCGATGAGCCCGCGAAGAAAGTGCCAGTCCAGGATTATTGGAACGAGGACTGA
- a CDS encoding DUF2188 domain-containing protein, with the protein MAAENNTEAKPAENKETKTAAKKTKVWHITQRKEDKLWQVKAEGNEKATRTFTTKKEAEEYVKTLVANNKGSKVVPHKKNGAFQKK; encoded by the coding sequence ATGGCAGCAGAGAACAACACCGAAGCTAAACCTGCAGAGAACAAGGAGACCAAGACGGCGGCCAAGAAGACCAAGGTCTGGCACATCACCCAGCGCAAAGAGGATAAACTCTGGCAGGTGAAAGCGGAAGGAAACGAGAAGGCGACTAGGACGTTCACCACCAAAAAAGAGGCGGAGGAATACGTAAAGACCCTGGTGGCCAACAACAAAGGTTCCAAAGTCGTTCCCCACAAAAAGAACGGTGCCTTCCAGAAGAAGTGA
- a CDS encoding peptidylprolyl isomerase — MVKEVHAAHILVKTEKQAADILAEVNGGKNFGDLARKYSGCPSKKKGGDLGWFKRGQMVKPFEDAAFAAKKGDVIGPVKTEFGWHVIKILEQR; from the coding sequence ATGGTCAAAGAAGTGCATGCAGCACATATTCTCGTAAAAACCGAGAAACAGGCCGCCGACATCTTGGCAGAGGTGAACGGCGGAAAGAACTTCGGAGATCTAGCAAGGAAGTACTCGGGCTGTCCTTCCAAGAAGAAGGGCGGGGACCTTGGATGGTTCAAACGCGGGCAAATGGTCAAGCCTTTCGAGGATGCGGCCTTCGCAGCCAAGAAAGGAGATGTCATCGGGCCGGTGAAGACCGAGTTCGGATGGCATGTGATCAAGATCCTTGAACAGAGGTGA
- a CDS encoding winged helix-turn-helix transcriptional regulator, whose protein sequence is MISEPRYDCAIDAAMSVIEGRWKTVIICKLYRNGAPMRYNQLMAQIEGISPRIFTLQLKEMERDGIIVRNVRSTKPKCVEYYLSERGFSLLPILKSLAEWGLKNMFSNMVEFDDGITVPSKDDLKESGLC, encoded by the coding sequence ATGATCAGCGAGCCGAGGTATGACTGTGCCATAGACGCCGCCATGTCCGTCATAGAGGGCAGGTGGAAGACCGTCATAATCTGCAAGCTCTACCGTAACGGCGCGCCCATGAGATACAATCAGCTCATGGCACAGATCGAGGGGATATCCCCCAGGATATTCACCCTTCAGCTGAAGGAGATGGAGAGGGACGGGATCATCGTAAGGAACGTCCGCTCCACCAAACCGAAGTGCGTGGAATACTATCTCTCCGAGAGGGGTTTCAGCCTTCTGCCCATCCTCAAAAGTCTTGCAGAATGGGGCCTCAAGAATATGTTCTCCAACATGGTCGAGTTCGATGACGGCATCACTGTCCCGTCGAAAGACGATCTGAAGGAAAGCGGCCTCTGCTAA